Proteins encoded together in one Planctopirus ephydatiae window:
- a CDS encoding BON domain-containing protein: protein MIVAPTRAERHTKRNPEPRFAPSQPINSTWDRGAPSPSIDDDGMGLVVERHLQMSNYGPVRAVRCSVVNGVVTLFGTLPSYYMKQVAQTLVCRGELVFRVENLCEVVYPQQRDSSPTPSCGSEADEPRSSTKGRLGHDVGVQEGSSKNASR from the coding sequence ATGATCGTTGCCCCGACCAGAGCCGAGCGTCACACGAAACGGAACCCAGAACCCCGATTTGCGCCAAGTCAACCGATCAACTCGACGTGGGATCGGGGCGCTCCTTCACCGAGCATCGACGACGACGGGATGGGCCTCGTGGTCGAACGGCACTTGCAGATGAGCAACTACGGGCCTGTGCGAGCCGTGCGCTGTTCCGTCGTCAATGGCGTCGTGACGCTCTTCGGCACGCTGCCGTCCTACTACATGAAGCAAGTTGCTCAGACACTTGTGTGCCGTGGTGAATTGGTATTTCGGGTCGAAAACCTTTGCGAAGTCGTGTACCCGCAGCAGAGAGATTCCTCCCCAACGCCGTCTTGTGGAAGTGAGGCCGACGAACCTCGAAGCTCAACAAAAGGACGACTAGGTCATGATGTCGGAGTGCAGGAAGGTTCGTCCAAAAACGCATCACGGTGA
- a CDS encoding ANTAR domain-containing response regulator, whose translation MTQAFRIAVADDEPRMLQFYGMALEQLGHEVVVKAENGRILVEQCRINHPDLVITDIKMPDMDGLEAVTQLRIERPIPVILVSAFNDQDYVEKAIRNHVLAYLIKPIKKEDLGPAISLVMQRFKEFQTLQKEATDLRQALEDRKIIEQAKGILMKRAGLSEADAFKRLQLLSSQKNKKMIEVAKMLVTAEEAFT comes from the coding sequence ATGACCCAAGCGTTTCGCATTGCCGTGGCCGACGACGAGCCACGAATGCTCCAGTTTTACGGCATGGCCCTTGAGCAACTCGGCCATGAGGTCGTCGTTAAGGCTGAGAACGGGCGGATACTTGTTGAACAATGTCGGATCAATCACCCCGATTTAGTCATCACAGACATCAAGATGCCGGACATGGATGGACTGGAGGCCGTGACGCAGCTTCGCATTGAGCGACCGATTCCGGTCATTCTCGTCTCGGCGTTCAACGATCAGGACTATGTTGAGAAGGCCATTCGCAACCACGTTCTGGCCTATCTTATCAAGCCAATCAAGAAGGAAGACCTCGGACCTGCGATCTCGCTCGTGATGCAGCGGTTCAAGGAGTTTCAGACGCTCCAAAAGGAAGCCACCGATCTCCGGCAAGCCCTCGAAGATCGCAAGATCATCGAGCAGGCCAAAGGCATCCTGATGAAGCGGGCAGGTCTGTCCGAAGCGGACGCCTTCAAACGCCTTCAACTGCTCTCCAGCCAGAAGAACAAGAAGATGATCGAAGTCGCCAAGATGCTCGTCACGGCGGAGGAGGCATTCACCTAA
- a CDS encoding HAD domain-containing protein has translation MVGRNGGTVRRILFLDVNGVLNSRFDSGADGLGESHLRQLKRIEDEAGCVIVLTSSWRLADDLTAKLMRAFDRHGIPIWIDSTPDVSGDRAEEVQVWITEHGPCVGVVIDDDYDGFEKTEIRCVQTSVDHGLTADLASEVIRAFDSK, from the coding sequence GTGGTTGGACGAAATGGTGGAACTGTGAGGCGAATCCTCTTCCTTGATGTGAATGGAGTATTGAATAGTCGGTTCGACTCAGGTGCAGATGGGCTGGGCGAGTCGCATTTGCGGCAGTTGAAGAGGATCGAGGATGAAGCCGGATGTGTCATCGTGCTGACATCCTCGTGGAGGCTGGCTGATGACCTGACAGCGAAACTCATGCGGGCATTTGATCGCCACGGTATCCCCATCTGGATCGACTCCACGCCTGACGTGAGTGGCGACCGAGCCGAAGAAGTTCAAGTTTGGATCACTGAGCATGGTCCGTGCGTTGGCGTCGTAATCGACGACGATTACGACGGCTTTGAGAAGACAGAAATTCGTTGCGTCCAAACGTCAGTGGATCACGGACTGACCGCAGATTTGGCATCCGAGGTCATTCGTGCGTTCGATTCGAAGTGA
- the csrA gene encoding carbon storage regulator CsrA, whose translation MLVLSRKQGEQICIGEGVTLTVVSVHGDRVRLGIQAPREVTVDRQEIRQRKIEEQSEWESQGHRLITEVA comes from the coding sequence ATGTTGGTATTGTCCCGCAAACAGGGAGAGCAGATTTGCATTGGTGAGGGCGTCACGCTGACTGTGGTAAGTGTTCACGGCGACCGGGTTCGACTCGGTATTCAGGCTCCCCGTGAAGTTACTGTAGATCGACAAGAAATTCGACAGCGGAAGATCGAAGAGCAATCCGAGTGGGAATCACAAGGCCACCGGCTCATTACGGAAGTCGCCTGA
- a CDS encoding PAS domain S-box protein: MLPLDATSRFVHSDETATLRAILASTMEGIVFVNEQGIVQFINPAAEKMFRLTTEQIVGRSINDLMPSPQNTTYDDLIAKHLAKGQSLIIGEQQEIDAKRSDGTPFQLHLSVSEVALSGGSRMFIGVMRDISKQKQSEQQIRDDAKRIRAILDTAVEGIVTINEQGIIEVFNRAAETIFCFTAEEVVGRNVRMLMPSPFREEHDGYITRYLTTGEKKIIGIGREVVGQRKDGSTFPMELSISEVRLDNHFLFTAAVRDISERKRMEARMMQAERLAAIGEAMTGLTHESRNALQRSQACLEMLKMVIEGNAKANDLIADIQRAQNDLHALYEDVKEYAAPLNLQWRLNDVGQIVREAWANLSHQRSGRTISFSEDHSDLGLQCNVDAFALRHVFQNIFDNSLAACADPVKVVVSYSECNIDNVAALQVSVRDNGPGLSPEAQKKVFEPFFTTKTKGTGLGMAICLRIILAHGGEITLVERNGQGAEFLMKIPRRHE, translated from the coding sequence ATGCTTCCGCTAGATGCCACCTCACGCTTCGTCCATTCCGACGAAACCGCAACGCTGCGGGCTATTTTGGCCAGCACGATGGAAGGCATCGTTTTCGTCAACGAACAGGGCATCGTGCAGTTCATCAATCCGGCTGCGGAAAAGATGTTTCGCCTCACGACCGAGCAGATCGTGGGCCGTAGCATCAATGATCTAATGCCGTCGCCCCAAAACACAACCTACGACGACCTCATCGCCAAGCACCTTGCTAAGGGGCAGTCGTTAATCATTGGCGAACAGCAGGAGATTGATGCGAAACGTAGCGACGGTACGCCGTTTCAATTGCACCTGTCGGTCAGCGAAGTCGCTCTCAGTGGCGGCAGCCGAATGTTTATTGGAGTAATGCGGGATATCTCCAAGCAGAAGCAATCTGAGCAACAAATACGGGACGATGCGAAACGGATTCGGGCGATCCTCGATACGGCGGTCGAAGGCATCGTTACGATCAATGAGCAGGGAATCATCGAAGTCTTCAATCGGGCAGCAGAGACAATCTTCTGCTTCACCGCCGAGGAAGTCGTCGGACGCAACGTCAGGATGCTAATGCCATCGCCGTTCCGAGAAGAACACGACGGCTATATCACCCGCTATCTGACCACGGGTGAGAAGAAGATCATCGGCATTGGTCGTGAAGTTGTCGGGCAGCGAAAGGATGGTTCCACCTTTCCGATGGAACTTTCGATAAGCGAGGTTCGGCTGGATAATCACTTTCTTTTCACCGCAGCGGTACGTGATATCAGCGAACGTAAACGCATGGAAGCACGCATGATGCAGGCCGAACGACTCGCCGCCATTGGCGAAGCGATGACCGGACTGACCCACGAAAGCCGAAATGCGTTGCAACGAAGTCAAGCGTGCCTCGAAATGCTCAAGATGGTCATCGAGGGCAACGCAAAGGCGAATGACCTGATTGCCGACATTCAGCGGGCGCAGAATGATCTACATGCCCTCTACGAAGATGTGAAAGAATATGCGGCACCGTTGAATCTTCAGTGGAGGTTAAACGACGTGGGCCAGATCGTGCGGGAAGCATGGGCGAATCTATCTCACCAGAGGAGCGGCAGAACGATCAGCTTCTCCGAGGACCACAGCGATCTTGGCCTGCAATGCAACGTCGATGCGTTTGCTCTGCGACATGTGTTCCAGAACATCTTCGACAACTCGCTGGCGGCGTGCGCCGATCCAGTTAAAGTTGTTGTGTCGTACTCCGAATGCAATATTGACAATGTTGCGGCGTTGCAGGTTTCGGTGCGTGATAACGGCCCCGGTCTTTCACCGGAGGCCCAAAAGAAAGTGTTCGAGCCATTCTTCACAACGAAAACGAAAGGCACCGGCTTGGGAATGGCGATTTGCCTGCGAATTATTCTGGCTCACGGCGGCGAAATCACGCTGGTCGAAAGGAACGGTCAGGGAGCCGAGTTCCTTATGAAGATACCAAGGAGGCACGAATGA
- a CDS encoding DUF1254 domain-containing protein: MKLLKLAAIPLLVTFMMREAQPCMAQEKLSVEEIKAIAEEAFIYSFPMVMGYGILYEYAVDEKSSQYKAPFNKIYNTARVYTPKDTAVVTPNSDTPYSFVWADLRTEPLVLSVPEVQKDRYYSVMLADLYSCNYGYIGSRATGNSAGTFMIAGPSWDGATPEGVKQVFRCETEFSLVLYRTQLFGPDDIASVKQIQAGYKVQTLSSFLNKATPEAPPEIQWPAIDKKLAEADPFAYLNFILDFCPTTGTAAAETPLRAKFAKIGIEAGKPFPLAKLTSEQKEALKDGVMSGLAKIKQKVATLGKDENGWRVGGAQGDRAFYNADWTLRAAVAMAGIYGNDEIEALYPLLSIDSEGNKPDCSNKRYTLTFSKGQLPPTNAFWSVTMYDGKTQLLIENPINRYLINTPMLPDLKKNSDGSLTIYIQKDPPGKDKESNWLPAPDGPIYVAMRLYWPKEEALNGSWKPPALVPTK; encoded by the coding sequence ATGAAATTGCTGAAATTGGCAGCGATACCTCTCTTAGTGACTTTCATGATGCGGGAGGCTCAGCCCTGTATGGCCCAGGAAAAACTTTCCGTCGAAGAGATTAAGGCGATCGCAGAGGAAGCCTTTATCTATAGCTTTCCAATGGTCATGGGTTATGGGATTTTGTACGAGTATGCAGTGGATGAGAAATCCAGCCAGTACAAAGCCCCATTCAATAAGATCTACAACACCGCGCGAGTTTACACCCCAAAGGACACGGCCGTTGTTACACCCAACAGCGACACCCCTTACTCGTTCGTGTGGGCCGACCTGCGAACCGAACCCCTCGTGCTGAGCGTTCCGGAAGTGCAGAAGGATCGGTATTACTCCGTGATGCTGGCTGACCTGTATTCATGCAATTACGGCTACATCGGCAGCCGTGCCACCGGTAACAGTGCGGGCACCTTTATGATTGCCGGCCCGAGCTGGGATGGCGCGACACCCGAGGGAGTTAAGCAGGTATTTCGGTGCGAAACAGAGTTCTCGCTGGTGCTGTATCGCACGCAACTCTTTGGCCCGGACGATATCGCCAGCGTGAAGCAGATACAGGCAGGCTACAAGGTTCAGACACTTTCCTCATTCCTGAACAAAGCCACCCCAGAGGCCCCACCGGAGATTCAGTGGCCAGCAATCGACAAAAAGTTGGCCGAGGCAGATCCGTTTGCCTACTTGAACTTCATCCTCGATTTCTGCCCAACGACAGGGACAGCGGCGGCTGAAACGCCGCTGCGGGCAAAGTTCGCCAAGATCGGAATCGAAGCTGGCAAACCTTTCCCGCTTGCCAAGCTCACCTCAGAGCAGAAAGAGGCATTAAAAGACGGCGTCATGAGCGGCCTCGCAAAAATCAAGCAGAAGGTCGCCACACTGGGAAAAGACGAGAATGGCTGGCGTGTTGGCGGGGCACAAGGTGACCGGGCATTCTATAACGCTGACTGGACTCTCCGAGCCGCTGTGGCTATGGCTGGTATCTATGGCAACGACGAGATCGAGGCACTTTATCCCCTGCTCTCTATCGACAGTGAGGGGAACAAGCCGGATTGTAGCAACAAGCGTTATACTCTGACCTTTAGTAAAGGCCAACTGCCACCGACGAACGCCTTCTGGTCGGTCACCATGTATGACGGAAAGACGCAACTACTCATCGAGAACCCAATCAACCGCTATCTTATCAACACGCCGATGTTGCCCGACTTGAAGAAGAACTCCGACGGTTCGTTGACGATCTATATCCAGAAGGATCCCCCAGGCAAAGATAAGGAATCGAACTGGCTCCCTGCCCCGGACGGCCCGATCTACGTCGCGATGCGACTTTACTGGCCTAAAGAGGAGGCGCTCAATGGGAGCTGGAAACCACCGGCACTTGTGCCCACGAAATAG